The segment TGACCCCGCTGGTGCCCGGCCCTGTGGAGCTGCGCGGCGATGCCTGCGCCCCCGAAGTGGAAGCCGCCACCGAGGTGCCGATGGGCCATAAAATTGCCCTGCGGGACATCAGGAACGGTGAGGATATCGTCAAGTACGGCGTAGTCATTGGCCGCGCTACCGCCGATATCCCGGCTGGCAGCTGGGTACACCTGCACGTC is part of the Faecalibacterium sp. HTF-F genome and harbors:
- a CDS encoding UxaA family hydrolase yields the protein MDEKQNAFQINREDNVATALTPLVPGPVELRGDACAPEVEAATEVPMGHKIALRDIRNGEDIVKYGVVIGRATADIPAGSWVHLHVMRSVYDQRSSHLDVRTGAPKDTKYE